One stretch of Pseudomonas fluorescens Q2-87 DNA includes these proteins:
- a CDS encoding ABC transporter ATP-binding protein, translating into MSYVSVQHLQKTYAGTPVFSDINCEIRKGEFVTLLGPSGCGKSTLLRCIAGLTAVDAGQILLDGQDIVPLSPQKRGIGMVFQSYALFPNMTVEQNVAFGLRMQKIEAEASRQRVLEILRLVELQDFATRYPHQLSGGQCQRVALARSLVTRPRLLLLDEPLSALDARIRKHLREQIRQIQRELGLTTIFVTHDQEEALTMSDRIFLMNQGKIVQSGDAETLYTAPVDVFAAGFIGNYNLLDADSATRLLQRPMNGRIAIRPEAIELSRNGEPDALIRSHSLLGNVIRYRVEARGVELVVDVLNRSAADLHPDGARLALFIDPSALCEVA; encoded by the coding sequence ATGAGCTACGTCAGCGTCCAACACCTGCAAAAAACCTACGCCGGCACGCCAGTGTTCAGCGACATCAACTGCGAAATCCGCAAGGGCGAGTTCGTTACCCTCCTCGGCCCATCCGGCTGTGGCAAATCCACACTGTTGCGCTGCATTGCCGGCCTGACTGCGGTGGATGCCGGCCAGATCCTGCTGGACGGACAGGACATTGTCCCGCTGAGCCCGCAAAAGCGCGGCATCGGCATGGTGTTCCAGAGCTACGCCCTGTTCCCCAACATGACCGTCGAACAGAACGTGGCCTTCGGCCTGCGCATGCAAAAGATCGAGGCCGAGGCCAGCCGTCAGCGAGTGCTGGAAATATTGCGCCTGGTTGAGCTGCAAGACTTTGCCACTCGCTACCCCCATCAGCTCTCCGGCGGCCAATGCCAGCGCGTGGCCCTGGCTCGCTCCCTGGTGACCCGTCCGCGCCTGTTGCTGCTGGATGAACCGTTGTCGGCGCTGGATGCACGGATTCGCAAGCACCTGCGCGAACAGATCCGTCAGATCCAGCGCGAGCTGGGCCTGACTACGATCTTCGTCACACACGATCAGGAAGAAGCGCTGACCATGTCTGACCGAATCTTCCTGATGAACCAGGGAAAAATCGTACAAAGCGGCGATGCCGAAACGCTGTACACAGCGCCGGTGGATGTCTTTGCCGCCGGCTTCATCGGCAACTACAACCTGCTGGACGCCGACAGCGCCACCCGCTTGTTGCAACGCCCCATGAACGGTCGTATCGCCATTCGCCCGGAAGCCATCGAACTGAGTCGCAACGGCGAGCCCGATGCGCTGATCCGCAGCCACAGCCTGCTGGGCAACGTGATCCGCTACCGGGTCGAGGCCCGTGGTGTAGAGCTGGTGGTCGACGTACTCAATCGTTCGGCTGCCGACTTGCATCCCGATGGTGCGCGGCTGGCACTTTTCATCGATCCGTCGGCGCTGTGTGAGGTAGCCTGA
- a CDS encoding ABC transporter permease, translating into MSRAEPGSVGLYHRAVVYLLFAILLLPLAGTLVYSIASSWSATVLPSGFTFKWYVQLWSDPRFLNAFGQSLLVCVGALVLSVVLILPLLFVVHYHFPKLDALMNILILLPFAVPPVVSSVGLLQLYGSGPLAMVGTPWILIGCYFTVALPFMYRAITNNLQAINLRDLMDAAQLLGASTFQAAVLVVLPNLRKGLMVALLLSFSFLFGEFVFANILVGTRYETLQVYLNNMRNSSGHFTSALVISYFFFVLVLTWAANILNKDKSQ; encoded by the coding sequence ATGTCTCGCGCTGAACCGGGCTCCGTCGGGCTCTATCATCGGGCAGTGGTGTATTTGCTGTTCGCTATCCTGCTGCTGCCCCTGGCCGGCACGCTGGTGTACTCCATCGCCAGCAGTTGGTCGGCCACCGTGCTGCCCAGCGGCTTCACCTTCAAATGGTATGTGCAGTTGTGGAGCGATCCGCGTTTCCTCAACGCGTTCGGCCAGTCACTGCTGGTCTGCGTCGGCGCGCTGGTACTTTCGGTGGTGCTGATCCTGCCGCTGCTGTTCGTGGTGCATTACCACTTCCCCAAGCTCGACGCGCTGATGAACATCCTTATCCTGCTGCCTTTCGCGGTGCCGCCGGTGGTGTCGTCGGTCGGGCTGTTGCAACTCTACGGCTCCGGGCCGCTGGCGATGGTGGGCACGCCATGGATTCTGATCGGCTGCTACTTCACCGTCGCCCTGCCGTTCATGTACCGGGCGATCACTAACAACCTGCAAGCCATCAACCTGCGCGACCTGATGGACGCCGCTCAATTGCTCGGCGCCAGCACCTTCCAGGCGGCCGTGCTGGTGGTGCTGCCGAACCTGCGCAAGGGCTTGATGGTAGCGCTGCTGTTGTCCTTCTCGTTCCTGTTCGGCGAGTTCGTGTTCGCCAACATCCTGGTCGGCACCCGCTATGAAACCTTGCAGGTGTACCTGAACAACATGCGCAACAGCAGCGGCCACTTCACCAGTGCGCTGGTCATTTCCTACTTCTTCTTCGTACTGGTCCTGACCTGGGCGGCCAACATCTTGAACAAGGACAAAAGCCAATGA
- a CDS encoding ABC transporter permease, which yields MTRGKWLAALCLVPFAIFFIVFQIAPLLWVLINSLESEEFGWGLANFSKIFSSKFYLQAIQHSLEISFWSSVFGIIIAVLGSYSLRRVDSRLRNFVNAFANMTSNFAGVPLAFAFIILLGFNGSITIMLKQAGIIEDFNLYSKTGLIILYTYFQIPLGVLLLYPAFDALREDWRESAELLGANGWQFWRHIGLPVLTPALLGTFVILLANALGAYATVYALTTGNFNVLPIRIAAMVSGDISLDPNMASALAVILVALMTLVTIVHQLLLKRSYHVSR from the coding sequence ATGACGCGCGGCAAATGGCTGGCAGCGTTGTGCCTGGTGCCCTTCGCGATTTTCTTCATCGTGTTCCAGATCGCCCCGCTGCTCTGGGTGCTGATCAACAGCCTGGAATCGGAAGAGTTCGGCTGGGGCCTGGCCAACTTCAGCAAGATCTTTAGCTCCAAGTTCTATCTGCAAGCGATCCAGCACAGCCTGGAGATCAGCTTCTGGTCCAGTGTGTTCGGCATCATCATCGCCGTGTTGGGCAGCTATTCCCTGCGCCGGGTGGATTCGCGGCTGCGCAACTTCGTCAATGCGTTTGCCAACATGACCAGCAACTTCGCCGGCGTGCCCCTGGCCTTCGCCTTCATCATTTTGCTGGGGTTCAACGGCAGCATCACGATCATGCTCAAGCAGGCGGGGATCATCGAGGATTTCAACCTGTACTCGAAAACCGGCCTGATCATCCTCTATACCTATTTCCAGATTCCCCTCGGCGTGCTGCTGCTCTATCCGGCATTTGACGCCTTGCGCGAAGACTGGCGCGAATCCGCCGAGCTGCTCGGCGCCAACGGCTGGCAATTCTGGCGGCACATCGGCCTGCCGGTGCTGACCCCGGCGCTGCTGGGCACGTTCGTGATCCTGCTGGCCAACGCTCTGGGCGCCTATGCGACGGTCTATGCGCTGACCACCGGCAATTTCAACGTTTTACCGATTCGCATCGCCGCCATGGTTTCTGGCGATATTTCCCTGGACCCAAACATGGCCAGCGCCTTGGCCGTGATCTTGGTGGCGCTGATGACTCTGGTGACCATCGTCCATCAGCTGCTGCTCAAGAGGAGCTACCATGTCTCGCGCTGA
- a CDS encoding alkaline phosphatase family protein, producing MKHNVILVVLDGLNYEVARHAMGHLQAYVGAGRAALYKLECELPALSRPLYECILTGVVPIDSGIVHNNVSRLSNQRSIFHYATQAGLSTAAAAYHWVSELYNVSPFIAGRDRHTDDPDLPIQHGHFYWNDHYPDSHLFADAEHLRQRYQPNFLLVHPMNIDDAGHKHGLDTPQYRNSARSADINLAVYLQAWLDGGYQVLVTSDHGMNNDRSHNGLLAEEREVPLFVLGSGFSLDPTAAPRQIELCGTICQLLGIDHDKPYCQELLK from the coding sequence ATGAAGCACAACGTCATCCTGGTGGTGCTCGATGGCCTCAACTACGAGGTCGCCCGGCATGCCATGGGACATTTGCAGGCTTATGTCGGCGCAGGACGCGCGGCGCTCTACAAACTGGAATGTGAACTGCCGGCCCTGTCCCGTCCGCTCTATGAATGCATCCTCACCGGCGTCGTGCCCATCGACAGCGGGATCGTGCACAACAATGTCTCGCGCCTGTCCAACCAGCGCAGCATCTTTCACTACGCCACCCAAGCCGGCTTGAGTACCGCCGCCGCTGCGTATCATTGGGTCAGCGAGCTCTACAACGTGTCACCGTTCATTGCCGGCCGGGACCGTCATACCGATGACCCCGACCTGCCGATCCAGCACGGGCATTTCTACTGGAATGATCACTACCCCGACTCGCACCTGTTCGCCGACGCCGAACACTTGCGCCAGCGCTACCAGCCGAATTTCCTGCTGGTGCACCCGATGAACATCGACGATGCCGGCCACAAGCATGGTCTTGACACACCGCAGTACCGCAACAGCGCCCGCTCGGCCGATATCAACCTGGCGGTCTACCTGCAAGCCTGGCTCGACGGCGGTTATCAGGTACTGGTGACATCCGATCACGGCATGAACAACGACCGTTCCCATAACGGCCTGCTGGCTGAAGAACGGGAAGTGCCGCTGTTTGTCCTGGGCAGCGGCTTCAGTCTCGACCCCACTGCCGCGCCCCGACAGATAGAACTCTGCGGCACCATCTGCCAGTTGCTCGGCATCGACCACGACAAACCCTATTGCCAGGAATTACTCAAGTGA
- a CDS encoding ABC transporter substrate-binding protein, with translation MKQLFLASLLGSTIAMCTAAMAADTDLKTLEAAAKAEGAVNSVGMPDDWANWKGTWDDLAKLYGLKHIDTDMSSAQEIAKFAAEKDNASADIGDVGAAFGPIAVKQGVVQPYKPSTWDQVPAWAKDKDGNWALAYTGTIAFIVNKKLLHGSDVPTKWADLKTGKYKVSIGDVSTAAQAANGVLAAALANGGDEKNLQPALLMFAEIAKQGRISMANPTIATMEKGEVEVGVVWDFNGLSYKAKMANPDDYVVLIPSDGSVISGYTTIINKYAKHPNAAKLAREYIFSDAGQINLAKGNARPIRAEHLTLPEDVKAKLLPNEQYKGVTPIKDADAWEKTSKALPQAWQENVIIEMK, from the coding sequence ATGAAACAGCTTTTCCTGGCATCACTGTTAGGCTCGACCATTGCCATGTGCACCGCCGCCATGGCCGCTGATACCGATCTGAAAACGTTGGAAGCCGCTGCGAAAGCGGAAGGCGCCGTAAACAGCGTCGGCATGCCCGACGACTGGGCAAACTGGAAAGGCACCTGGGACGACCTGGCCAAGCTCTACGGCCTGAAACACATCGACACCGACATGAGTTCGGCCCAGGAAATCGCCAAGTTCGCCGCCGAGAAAGACAACGCCAGCGCCGACATCGGCGACGTCGGCGCCGCCTTCGGCCCGATCGCGGTCAAGCAGGGCGTCGTGCAACCGTACAAGCCAAGCACCTGGGACCAGGTACCAGCCTGGGCCAAGGACAAGGACGGTAACTGGGCACTGGCCTACACCGGTACCATCGCCTTCATCGTCAACAAGAAGCTGCTGCATGGCTCGGACGTACCCACCAAATGGGCCGATCTTAAAACCGGTAAATACAAGGTTTCCATCGGTGACGTGAGCACGGCGGCCCAGGCGGCCAACGGCGTGCTGGCAGCAGCCCTGGCCAACGGCGGCGACGAGAAGAACCTGCAACCGGCCTTGTTGATGTTCGCCGAAATCGCCAAGCAAGGGCGCATCTCCATGGCCAACCCGACCATCGCCACGATGGAAAAGGGTGAAGTCGAAGTCGGCGTGGTCTGGGATTTCAACGGGCTGAGCTACAAGGCGAAGATGGCCAATCCGGATGACTACGTTGTGCTGATTCCGTCCGACGGCTCGGTCATCTCCGGCTACACCACCATCATCAACAAATACGCCAAGCACCCGAACGCCGCGAAGCTGGCCCGTGAATACATCTTCAGCGACGCCGGCCAGATCAACCTGGCCAAGGGCAATGCCCGTCCGATCCGCGCCGAACATCTGACGCTGCCGGAAGACGTCAAGGCCAAGCTGCTGCCCAACGAGCAGTACAAGGGCGTGACCCCGATCAAGGATGCCGATGCGTGGGAAAAAACCTCCAAGGCACTGCCGCAGGCTTGGCAGGAAAACGTGATCATCGAAATGAAGTGA
- a CDS encoding UTRA domain-containing protein, with protein MRIDATKAVTAIGQVLQEQLDHGLLAPGSKLPAERKLSELFGTTRITVREALLQLEAQGQIYREERRGWFVSPPRLAYNLMQRSHFHAMVAAQGRVPSTQVISARLQPASAAVCAWLQLPALSSVIQICRARRIDERLVLYVEHYLNPQYFPDILEFDLNQSMTELYARHYDLHYGRVKFEIVPTSLQPEAAAALKVSVGSPGLRIARVNYDQHQRLIDCDLEFWRHDAIHVGVDVPEQTPMA; from the coding sequence ATGCGCATCGATGCAACCAAAGCGGTGACAGCCATTGGCCAAGTCCTGCAAGAGCAGCTCGATCACGGGCTGCTGGCGCCCGGTAGCAAGCTGCCGGCCGAGCGCAAGCTCAGTGAACTGTTCGGGACCACGCGCATTACCGTGCGCGAAGCGTTGTTGCAGCTCGAGGCCCAAGGGCAGATCTATCGGGAAGAACGCCGGGGCTGGTTCGTTTCACCGCCGCGCCTGGCCTATAACCTGATGCAGCGCAGCCATTTCCACGCCATGGTCGCGGCCCAGGGGCGGGTACCTTCTACCCAAGTGATTTCGGCTCGCCTGCAACCCGCGTCGGCGGCGGTGTGTGCCTGGTTGCAGTTGCCGGCGCTGTCCAGCGTGATCCAGATCTGCCGCGCGCGGCGCATCGACGAGCGCCTGGTGCTGTACGTCGAGCACTACCTGAACCCGCAATATTTCCCGGACATTCTCGAGTTCGACCTGAACCAGTCCATGACCGAGCTGTACGCCCGTCACTACGACCTGCACTACGGGCGGGTGAAGTTCGAGATCGTGCCCACCTCATTGCAACCGGAAGCCGCGGCGGCGCTGAAGGTCTCGGTGGGCAGCCCGGGGCTGCGCATTGCCCGGGTCAACTATGACCAGCACCAGCGGCTGATTGACTGCGACCTGGAATTCTGGCGACACGATGCCATTCATGTCGGGGTCGATGTACCGGAACAAACGCCGATGGCTTGA
- a CDS encoding M18 family aminopeptidase — protein sequence MRAELNQGLIDFLKASPTPFHATASLAQRLEAAGYQRLDERETWATEANGRYYVTRNDSSIIAFKLGRNSALHDGIRLVGAHTDSPCLRVKPQPELQRHGFWQLGVEVYGGALLAPWFDRDLSLAGRVTFRRDGKVESQLIDFKAPIATIPNLAIHLNREANQGWAINPQNELPPILAQFAGDERVDFRAVLTDQLAREHGLNADVVLDYELSFYDTQSAAVIGLHGDFIAGARLDNLLSCYAGLQALLNADTEETCVLVCNDHEEVGSCSACGADGPMLEQTLRRLLPEGEEFVRTIQKSLLVSADNAHGVHPNYADKHDANHGPKLNAGPVIKVNSNQRYATNSETAGFFRHLCMAEEVPVQSFVVRSDMGCGSTIGPITASQLGVRTVDIGLPTFAMHSIRELCGSHDLAHLVKVLSAFYASRELP from the coding sequence ATGCGCGCAGAGTTGAACCAAGGCCTGATCGACTTCCTCAAGGCCTCCCCCACCCCGTTCCACGCCACCGCCAGCCTTGCCCAGCGTCTCGAAGCGGCAGGCTACCAGCGTCTTGACGAACGCGAGACCTGGGCCACCGAGGCCAATGGGCGCTATTACGTCACGCGCAACGACTCCTCGATCATCGCCTTCAAGCTGGGCCGCAACTCAGCGCTGCACGATGGCATCCGCCTGGTTGGCGCCCACACCGACAGCCCGTGCCTGCGGGTCAAGCCGCAGCCAGAACTGCAACGCCACGGGTTCTGGCAACTGGGCGTCGAAGTCTACGGCGGCGCGTTGCTGGCGCCGTGGTTCGATCGCGACTTGTCGCTGGCCGGGCGCGTGACCTTCCGCCGTGACGGCAAAGTCGAAAGTCAACTGATCGATTTCAAGGCGCCCATCGCCACGATTCCGAACCTGGCCATTCACCTTAATCGCGAGGCCAACCAGGGCTGGGCCATCAACCCGCAGAACGAACTGCCGCCGATCCTCGCGCAGTTCGCCGGGGACGAGCGTGTCGACTTCCGCGCCGTACTCACCGACCAACTGGCCCGCGAACACGGTTTGAATGCCGATGTGGTGCTCGATTACGAGCTGAGTTTCTATGACACTCAAAGCGCCGCGGTCATTGGCTTGCACGGCGATTTCATTGCCGGTGCGCGCCTGGACAACCTGCTGTCGTGCTACGCGGGCCTGCAAGCCTTGCTGAACGCCGACACCGAGGAAACCTGCGTGCTGGTGTGCAACGACCATGAGGAAGTCGGCTCGTGCTCGGCCTGTGGCGCCGATGGCCCGATGCTCGAACAGACCCTGCGTCGCCTGCTGCCTGAAGGGGAAGAGTTTGTACGAACCATTCAGAAATCTCTGCTGGTTTCGGCAGACAACGCCCACGGCGTGCACCCCAACTACGCCGACAAGCACGACGCCAATCACGGTCCCAAGCTCAACGCCGGGCCGGTGATCAAGGTCAACAGCAACCAGCGCTACGCCACCAACAGCGAAACCGCCGGGTTCTTCCGGCACCTGTGCATGGCCGAAGAAGTGCCGGTGCAGAGCTTCGTGGTGCGCAGCGACATGGGCTGCGGCTCGACCATCGGCCCGATCACTGCCAGCCAGTTGGGCGTGCGCACCGTCGACATCGGCCTGCCGACTTTCGCCATGCATTCGATCCGCGAGCTGTGCGGCAGCCATGACCTGGCGCATCTGGTGAAGGTGTTGAGTGCGTTTTATGCGTCCCGCGAGTTGCCGTAA
- a CDS encoding RluA family pseudouridine synthase, producing the protein MPLSNIRIIHQDAAVLVVDKPTLLLSVPGRADDNKDCLITRLQENGYPEARIVHRLDWETSGIILLARDPDTHRELSRQFHDRETEKAYTALCWGQPTLDSGSIDLPLRYDPPTKPRHVVDHEHGKHALTFWRVLERCGDWCRVELTPITGRSHQLRVHMLSIGHPLLGDGLYAHPQALAAWPRLCLHASMLSFTHPQSGERLRFECPAPF; encoded by the coding sequence ATGCCCCTGTCCAACATTCGCATCATTCATCAGGACGCCGCCGTCCTGGTGGTCGACAAGCCGACCCTGTTGCTTTCCGTGCCCGGCAGGGCCGATGACAACAAAGACTGCCTGATCACCCGCCTGCAGGAAAACGGCTATCCGGAAGCGCGAATCGTGCACCGGTTGGACTGGGAAACCTCCGGAATCATCCTGTTGGCCCGCGACCCGGACACTCATCGCGAGTTGTCCCGGCAGTTTCATGACCGCGAAACCGAAAAAGCCTACACCGCCTTGTGCTGGGGCCAACCAACGCTGGACAGTGGCAGCATCGACCTGCCGCTGCGCTACGATCCGCCGACCAAGCCCCGGCACGTAGTCGACCATGAACACGGCAAACACGCCCTGACCTTCTGGCGCGTGCTGGAACGTTGCGGCGACTGGTGCCGGGTCGAGCTGACGCCGATCACCGGGCGCTCCCACCAGTTGCGCGTGCACATGCTGTCCATCGGTCATCCACTGCTGGGCGACGGGCTCTACGCCCACCCGCAGGCCCTCGCTGCCTGGCCACGGCTGTGCCTGCACGCCAGCATGCTCAGTTTCACCCATCCGCAAAGCGGCGAGCGTTTGCGCTTCGAGTGCCCTGCACCGTTCTAG
- the minE gene encoding cell division topological specificity factor MinE produces the protein MNLFDFFRANKKPSTASVAKERLQIIVAHERGQRSTPDYLPALQKELVEVIRKYVNIGSDDVHVALESQGSCSILELNITLPDR, from the coding sequence ATGAACCTTTTTGACTTCTTTCGTGCCAACAAAAAGCCCAGTACCGCCTCGGTCGCGAAAGAGCGTCTACAGATCATCGTGGCGCACGAACGCGGCCAACGCAGCACCCCTGACTACCTGCCAGCCTTGCAGAAGGAACTGGTGGAAGTGATCCGCAAGTACGTCAACATCGGCAGCGATGACGTGCACGTGGCGCTTGAAAGCCAGGGCAGTTGCTCGATTCTGGAACTCAACATCACCCTGCCGGATCGCTGA
- the minD gene encoding septum site-determining protein MinD, whose translation MAKILVVTSGKGGVGKTTTSAAIGTGLALRGHKTVIVDFDVGLRNLDLIMGCERRVVYDFVNVVNGEANLQQALIKDKRLENLYVLAASQTRDKDALTQEGVEKVLMQLKEDFEFVVCDSPAGIEKGAHLAMYFADEAIVVTNPEVSSVRDSDRMLGLLASKSRRAEKGEEPIKEHLLLTRYNPQRVSDGEMLGVEDVKEILAVTLLGVIPESQAVLKASNSGVPVILDDQSDAGQAYSDAVDRLLGKTVEHRFLDVTKKGFFERLFGGR comes from the coding sequence TTGGCCAAGATTCTCGTGGTTACATCCGGCAAGGGTGGTGTGGGTAAGACCACCACCAGCGCCGCTATCGGTACCGGCCTCGCTCTGCGCGGCCACAAGACAGTCATCGTCGACTTCGACGTCGGCCTGCGTAACCTGGACCTGATCATGGGTTGCGAGCGTCGCGTGGTCTATGACTTCGTCAACGTCGTCAATGGCGAAGCGAACCTGCAACAAGCCCTGATCAAGGACAAGCGCCTGGAAAATCTCTACGTGCTGGCTGCCAGTCAGACCCGTGACAAAGACGCGCTGACCCAGGAAGGCGTGGAAAAGGTCCTGATGCAACTCAAGGAAGACTTCGAGTTCGTGGTCTGCGACTCCCCGGCCGGCATCGAGAAAGGTGCCCACCTGGCCATGTACTTCGCAGACGAAGCGATTGTCGTGACCAACCCGGAAGTGTCGTCGGTACGTGACTCCGACCGCATGCTGGGCCTGCTGGCGAGCAAGTCCCGCCGCGCCGAAAAGGGCGAAGAGCCGATCAAGGAACACCTGCTGCTGACCCGCTACAACCCGCAACGGGTCAGCGACGGCGAAATGCTCGGCGTCGAAGACGTCAAGGAAATCCTCGCTGTCACCCTGCTGGGCGTGATCCCCGAATCCCAAGCGGTACTCAAGGCCTCGAACTCCGGCGTACCGGTCATTCTCGACGACCAGAGCGACGCCGGCCAGGCGTATAGCGATGCAGTCGATCGCCTGCTGGGCAAAACCGTGGAGCATCGTTTCCTCGATGTAACGAAGAAAGGTTTCTTCGAGCGCCTGTTTGGAGGTAGGTAA
- the minC gene encoding septum site-determining protein MinC, whose translation MSQTEPLDQDPVFQLKGSMLAITVLELARNDLESLDRQLAAKVAQAPNFFSNAPLVLALDKLPAGEGAVDLPGLMRVCRQHGLRTLAIRASRIEDIAAAIAVDIPVLPPSGARERVLELSPVEAKKTPEKPPEPTIKPTRVITSPVRGGQQIYAQGGDLVIVSSVSPGAELLADGNIHVYGPMRGRALAGVKGDTKARIFCQQLSAELVSIAGQYKVSEDLRRDPLWGAGVQISLTGDVLNIIRL comes from the coding sequence ATGAGCCAAACCGAACCGCTAGACCAAGATCCCGTGTTCCAGTTGAAGGGCAGCATGCTCGCCATTACGGTGCTGGAGCTGGCCCGCAACGACCTGGAGAGCCTTGACCGGCAATTGGCGGCCAAAGTCGCCCAGGCCCCGAATTTCTTCAGCAATGCCCCGCTGGTGCTGGCCCTGGACAAGCTGCCGGCCGGCGAAGGCGCCGTGGACCTGCCGGGCCTGATGCGTGTTTGCCGCCAGCACGGCCTGCGCACCCTGGCGATCCGTGCCAGCCGCATCGAAGACATCGCCGCCGCCATCGCCGTGGACATTCCGGTGCTGCCGCCGTCCGGCGCCCGGGAGCGCGTGCTGGAACTGAGCCCAGTCGAAGCGAAGAAAACCCCGGAAAAACCACCCGAGCCCACGATCAAGCCGACCCGCGTCATCACCTCGCCCGTGCGCGGCGGGCAACAGATTTATGCCCAGGGTGGCGATCTGGTCATCGTTTCCTCGGTCAGTCCGGGCGCGGAACTTCTGGCCGATGGCAACATCCATGTATACGGCCCGATGCGCGGTCGCGCGCTGGCCGGCGTCAAGGGTGATACAAAAGCCAGGATTTTCTGTCAGCAATTGAGCGCTGAGCTGGTTTCCATCGCCGGGCAGTACAAGGTTTCCGAGGATTTGCGCCGCGACCCATTGTGGGGGGCGGGCGTCCAGATCAGCCTGACGGGCGACGTGTTGAACATCATTCGGCTTTAA
- a CDS encoding lipid A biosynthesis lauroyl acyltransferase: MDRPRFRAAFFHPRFWLLWCGLGLLWLIVQLPYPLLLRVGRALGALMYRVAGDRRRIARRNLELCFPEKSAAERKRLLKENFASTGIAFFEMAMSWWWSRSRLAKLAHVEGLEHLKLAQREGKGVILMALHFTTLEIGAALLGQQHTIDGMYREHKNPLFDYIQRRGRERHNLDSLAVERDDVRGMLKLLRAGRAIWYAPDQDYGAKQSVFVPLFGIQAATVTATSKFARLGKALVVPFVQERLADGSGYRLVIQAPLEGFPGETEEADCIRINQWVEQSVRDCPEQYLWAHRRFKSRPPGEPKLYDKRG, from the coding sequence ATGGATCGCCCGCGTTTTCGAGCTGCTTTTTTTCATCCGCGTTTCTGGCTGCTATGGTGCGGCCTGGGGCTATTGTGGCTGATCGTCCAGTTGCCTTATCCGTTGCTGCTGCGTGTCGGCCGTGCATTGGGTGCGCTGATGTACCGGGTGGCTGGCGACCGACGGCGCATCGCCCGGCGCAACCTGGAGCTGTGCTTTCCCGAAAAGTCCGCTGCCGAGCGCAAGCGTCTGCTCAAGGAAAACTTCGCTTCCACCGGCATCGCTTTCTTCGAAATGGCCATGAGCTGGTGGTGGTCGCGTTCGCGCCTGGCGAAGCTGGCCCATGTCGAAGGCCTGGAGCATCTCAAGCTGGCCCAGCGCGAGGGCAAGGGCGTGATCCTGATGGCGCTGCATTTCACCACGTTGGAAATCGGCGCGGCCTTGCTCGGCCAGCAGCACACAATCGATGGCATGTACCGCGAACACAAAAATCCACTTTTCGACTATATCCAGCGCCGGGGCCGTGAGCGGCACAACCTCGATTCCCTGGCGGTGGAACGCGATGATGTGCGCGGCATGCTCAAGCTGCTGCGTGCCGGTCGGGCGATCTGGTATGCGCCGGACCAGGATTACGGCGCCAAGCAAAGCGTGTTCGTGCCGTTGTTCGGCATCCAGGCGGCGACGGTCACCGCCACGAGCAAGTTCGCCCGCCTGGGCAAGGCGCTGGTCGTGCCATTCGTCCAGGAGCGCCTGGCCGATGGCAGCGGCTATCGCCTGGTGATCCAGGCCCCGCTGGAAGGGTTTCCGGGGGAGACTGAAGAGGCTGACTGCATCCGTATCAATCAATGGGTCGAGCAGTCGGTGCGAGATTGTCCCGAGCAATACCTCTGGGCCCACCGGCGCTTCAAGAGCCGTCCGCCGGGCGAGCCGAAGCTCTACGATAAGCGTGGTTGA